From the genome of Vitis riparia cultivar Riparia Gloire de Montpellier isolate 1030 chromosome 11, EGFV_Vit.rip_1.0, whole genome shotgun sequence:
AGAAAATGGATTCCCAATTCCGAAAAGGTGAAGCTTCTGAAGGAGAGTTTCCTCTTAAGCCTTTAAAACTAAATGAAAGTGATTCATAAAGGTCAGTGGACGATGACTATATATACTAAGCGTTAGTGACCGTTGAAAGGCGGccagaaaattaaaattaaatattactaTTTCTAAATCtagtttataatttatgattactTTTAAgttatctaataattttaatttttgaatctCAAAATTTTGCAGATAATCTTTTAACTGTAAAACCTTCATTTTGCCTGTTGAAAGTGATATATATaggaaactataaaaaaaaaattgtaattaacttaaaaatgagtatgaaattggaatttttgaaacaattcGGGTTAGTGTTTGGTTACTAAAAAAATGCTTCATGGTATTTTTgatgatttattatataataaaaaagtgatttttgaaactAATTATTGACTCGTACTATTATACAATTATTCAATAATCATTTTAAGTAATTctccttatttttaataataatttttaaatatttatcaaacCCTATCTTTTTGAGAGAGGATAATGTCAAAGAAtgttttagctttgtaaatgttctttgatttttgtaaatatcATAATTGTGATTGAAATAATTACTATCAAACTATAGAGATTGAAATGCAGAATCCACAAATGCATCCAACATTCTATTAGAAGTGTTTTTGAGGGTTTTTGCAATGTCAGTTCTCACTGATATTTCAGCTCATTCAAAAAGGCTTGTGAGGTGATGGGATCCCAATCAAGATAACAATTGTTTCAACCACTTTTAATCTTGTCCATAAAAAATGACTAATGAAGAACAAATAAGAAACCCAACAGGCCTAGAAACTCCCATGAGTTTTCTAAGGATATCCCGTACCTTTACAGTAGAGGAGAGCAAGGTCTCGAGATGATCAAAGCTGTGAGCTGCTGAATTGAGATTGGGGGATGACCCATTCATGGGGTTTTTTTGTAAACTTTCCCCTCATTGGTGCTGCAAAAATTGCTCAACCAATTGGAGAATCAATCATTTGCAGAGTTCGTGTAACCTTTCCAACCTAAATGGACTAATGCTAAATTGGAAGACGGCATCATTGGCATGAGAAAACACTTTCATCTCTCATATGGCTTTCGGTCCATTTTCCACTCGAAAGAAGAGAAATTCATAGTGGTGGATTGACCACTTTCCTTTAAATAGAATGAATGCATATAAATTGACAAGCTGTATAATgttctttcattcattttctttctttcctttttcatttatttatttattctttttttttttttttaatatgaaaatgacATCTTCACAAGGCTTCAGGAATGTTCATGGGGAAAAATCCCACCATCAATCCTTAATAGAGACGATCTAGGGGGATCCATCAAGTGGCATAACCCTCTATCCACTGGTGACTAACTGACATCTCGAAGACTTGAACCACATCCAAAGCACACTATAATCCTTTATTCATGGAATATACCCCTATAATATACTCTTCTAACATGGGAGATAACAAATAAGCTCTCAGTTCAGGCCTTAACAAAATGTTAAAACAATTGTCCACAAAATGTGAAAGGAAACAAACCCTTAGAAGCTCCAAAAGGCAGAATACAAAGGAGAAGCATTTAGTTTATGCCACCTTTATATACATTGTCTGTTTACCGGTAAACCCATACAACAGAAGAATGGATGCACGATAGGATTTGCACTATTCCACATCAATACAATTTGATTCTTTACATAATCTCCATTCATTCTGCACAACAATACCTGGAAgataaagaaaacaagaaaaccagCAAATAACTCTTATAAGTATCAGTATGGCAAGAGTCTCAGCTTCTTAGGTGATTCGTGTGTATGGCCTCAAATTGTTCAAACTGAAAAACAATTGACGTCGAATATCCAGCAGTATACATTCCAGACTGCAATAATATAAACAAACCACTTATCAGTCAACTAATAGATTAAGCACATTACTGTAACAATGACCACAATAATAGAATTTGAATGCTGCATGGATTAACTGAAAGACTTTCATACAGAATAGAGAAAAAGGACCTGCTTAAAGTGCCATCTCAGCCTGCAATGCAGCAAGTTCGTCTTCCTCAGCTGTGCGCTTCTGAGGAGCAGCACGAGCTGGTTGGCGGCCAGCTGGGACATGGACTGGAGCTGCAGGAGCAGTTGTTGCAGGCTGAAGAAGTTGTTCCTCCAACTCAAAGCCTTCCAGTTCCTCAAGTTCTGCTTCCAACTCATCCTCAGCAAAAACAGTGATGTTTTGACTCTCTGTCAGATATATTCAACGGCTGACAATACAAcaggaagagaaaaagaaaatcttcaaAGCTGTAGCCATTGGCTGACAATCCaatgggaaagaaaaagttGTCTTGAATGCAGCCAATTGGAGTTTAGGGCAGTCTAGGAGTGTTTTAAGAGACCTCATCAAAATCAGCTGCTGAACCAATGGGAGTTGACAATGCTTCCTGAATCTGCTTCATGTTCTCAGTCTGCTCATTGATCTCATCCATTGTCTGATCCACATCATCAATATTCCTGCAGAATCCAATATCATTTTCAAACACGTCAGTTAAAATTTTGCTTAATTACTAAGATTAAGACATTTTCCCATAGTCTCATGCAGCATGCTTAATGAATCAGAGAAAAATAGGCAATATCTTTGAGAGTTTATGTTGGTGGTTAAAGTCTAAATATTCTGCAGATCTGAACTTTGATAAGTTTGCAAAACATGATGACAAGGCAGCGGTTTTTTTCCACCTCTAAACAAGAATACATAATATCACATGGCTTCAAGAATCTTGAATGAGGCGTTTATGGGAAACCAAGATGTTAATATTTCTTCTGTCGTggtataaaattaatttgacttcgttttttttctttttttctttttcaaatagaGTTAGCTTTTgtactaaaaagaaaattagggataaaaaataatgatttacaTCTAATCACATGCAACCAAACAATGTTTGACATCAGGAAGTGGCCTTTTTTCGGGTgcattatgtttggtttcagaaGAGCATTTAGAATTTAAGAAATCTGGCAAAATTTATCATTGTATCATAATAAATTATATCACTAACATAGCAAGATAGTAATTCTGAAGAAGAAGCTTTAGGAATTACAAAGACACTAAATAAACAGCTATACTTACGTTGCTTTTTGCATTGCCTTCATTGCAGCAGCTCCAGTTCTTAATGCATCCACTGTCTCAGTAGTTGCTTTTGCACCTTCTAACATTATCATCTGTAACATCAATACATATGATATAGCAATTAGATAATCCTTGGAACacaatttgaagtttgaatcaTTAGTTAACACAATAATACAAGGTCACCTGATCATGAATGCGCAATTGGAAATTCCCAAGCTGTTCAATTTGCTGTTCATATAGCCTCTTCCTTTTCAAACACTGTATAGCAGCTGCATAATGGGAAAATAAGTTGGAATTCGACAAGAAGACATCTAAATTGTTGATTTGAAAAACACAGCAACATATCCTCGATCTAAGATCCAAaccaaataataatgaaaacacaataaaaattaaaaaaaaaaaaaaaaaaaaacctagttGGCTGTTTTACGATTTTAGCTGATTAAAAGTATCAACAGGAAACTATCAGTATCCACAGATTTTGACAAAATGAACTACTATATTGGTCGGGTTACATTCCATGGTAATTGAATGTTCAGTACAAAGCAATGGAATAGGCAGGTCAATCTGCATTGAGTATGCCAGTGTTTGCAAGTCTGCTGACTACGGAAAAATAATGTGCTTTTTTCTTCTGGTgtcattatcaaaatatttcagTTATGTGGCTTTATGGTTTTGCttaagaaggggaaaaaaaattcatgaatctTTTCTTTCAGGAATTTCCCTGTACTAAAAGAGTGCATGCTGCACCAGAAAACCAAAAGGGATGCATTACATGAGAAAAAGCACAAAAAGTATAGcaaaatccaaagaaaaatcACACATCATGTAGCGCGTGTATGTGCATAGATGTCAAATAAGTAAAATTTCAAGCACTTAAACACAAAATAATCAAAGACATAACAccatgaaaatgatattttcagTAAAAATGCATGCATTTTGCAATCAtacctcttttattttttgcccTAGTGAATTCCTTGGCCTTTTCAACCTCAGCAGCAGCTTTCTTTAGAAgtactttctcttttttctctagCATTTCAAGTGTCTATATaatacagagaaaaaaaaaagaaagttcagGTTAACAACAGTGGCAAAATGGGTTAAAGCAATAATAATTACAAGCAAAAATGTTAAACATCATTGATAGATGTAACATACATCTTAGCAATATGGAAAACAAAGGTGATTCCTATTACATGTACCAACAAAGCTTCCAGTGAttgaggcaaaaaaaaaatccaaaacgGGTTTTGATAGTTATCTCACCTTAAGAGT
Proteins encoded in this window:
- the LOC117925625 gene encoding vacuolar protein sorting-associated protein 32 homolog 2-like; the protein is MFTRIFGKPKQEANALTTLDKLNETLEMLEKKEKVLLKKAAAEVEKAKEFTRAKNKRAAIQCLKRKRLYEQQIEQLGNFQLRIHDQMIMLEGAKATTETVDALRTGAAAMKAMQKATNIDDVDQTMDEINEQTENMKQIQEALSTPIGSAADFDEDELEAELEELEGFELEEQLLQPATTAPAAPVHVPAGRQPARAAPQKRTAEEDELAALQAEMAL